The Methylomicrobium agile genome has a segment encoding these proteins:
- a CDS encoding SIS domain-containing protein has translation MIEKLRTRTDVIESAGELLIDTLKQGGKILLCGNGGSAADCQHIAAEFVVRYEKHRRPLAAIALTTDSSILTAHSNDYHFDSVFARQVEALGTDNDCLIAISTSGTSRNVLNAAEAAIDKGMAVIGLTGNGGGMLAGVATMSIVVPEQVTARIQEAHILIGHWWCGLVEEAFHDRDHA, from the coding sequence ATGATCGAAAAGCTCAGGACGCGCACCGATGTGATCGAATCGGCCGGCGAGCTTCTGATCGATACGCTCAAACAGGGCGGCAAAATCCTGCTCTGCGGCAACGGCGGCAGCGCGGCGGACTGCCAGCATATCGCGGCCGAGTTCGTGGTCCGCTACGAAAAACACCGGCGGCCGCTGGCGGCGATCGCGTTGACGACCGACTCTTCCATTCTGACCGCGCATTCGAACGACTATCATTTCGACAGCGTGTTCGCCCGCCAGGTCGAGGCGCTCGGCACCGACAACGACTGCCTGATCGCGATTTCGACCTCCGGAACCAGCAGAAACGTGCTGAATGCGGCCGAGGCCGCAATCGATAAAGGGATGGCGGTGATCGGTTTGACCGGTAATGGCGGCGGCATGCTGGCCGGAGTCGCGACGATGTCGATCGTGGTGCCTGAGCAAGTGACAGCGCGGATTCAGGAGGCGCATATATTGATCGGACACTGGTGGTGCGGCTTGGTCGAGGAGGCGTTTCATGATCGCGACCACGCCTGA
- the msbA gene encoding lipid A export permease/ATP-binding protein MsbA produces MNLSRKTKNKTAAKGSAQVYRRLLTYVRPHRGLFLISFFGFILYSGTQTLFAALVKHIIDTLQTEAREGMYYLPLLFSGLIVIHGIGAYLGNYFLAKVSTNVVHALRCQIFDKYTELPTTYFDANNSGYMIARITNNVGEVTRATTDSVRTFVREGLTSVGMIAYLFYTNWKLSMIFVAITPIIAVLVTYVSKRLRMISKRIQESVGDMTHITSELVGGHRVVRSYGGEAYEKRRFLESSLYNRRQSLKLATTMAIHNPLMQFIIAIALSGLMYLALFFMQKATVGEFVGYLTAAFLLPRPIRQLSDANGEIQKGIAAAESLFEILDEQGEPDTGDFETARSRGALEFKNLSFRYPGAGDWALKNIDVRIEPGQTVALVGASGGGKSTFANLILRFYPHDEGEILLDGVEINRYRLANLRQQIALVTQQVILFNDTIANNIAYGALAGAEREKIETAARDAYALEFVDKLDLGLDTEIGENGVKLSGGQRQRLALARALLKDAPILILDEATSALDTESERYIQAALQKVMQGRTTLVIAHRLSTIENADMILVMEHGRIVERGLHQELLALNGAYARLHQMQVKEPAEAGDIT; encoded by the coding sequence ATGAATTTATCCAGGAAAACTAAAAATAAAACCGCAGCAAAAGGCAGCGCCCAGGTCTATCGGCGCCTCTTGACCTATGTCAGGCCGCACCGGGGACTGTTTCTGATCAGTTTCTTCGGCTTCATCCTGTATTCGGGCACGCAGACACTGTTCGCGGCTTTAGTCAAGCACATCATCGACACCCTGCAAACCGAAGCCCGCGAAGGGATGTATTATTTGCCCCTGCTGTTTAGCGGACTGATCGTGATCCACGGCATCGGCGCCTACCTCGGCAATTATTTCCTCGCGAAAGTTTCGACCAATGTCGTGCATGCGCTGCGCTGCCAGATTTTCGACAAATACACCGAACTGCCGACGACCTATTTCGATGCGAACAACAGCGGTTACATGATTGCCCGGATCACGAACAATGTCGGCGAGGTGACCCGGGCCACGACCGATTCGGTGCGGACTTTCGTACGCGAAGGGCTGACCTCGGTCGGGATGATCGCCTATCTGTTTTACACGAATTGGAAGTTGTCGATGATATTCGTCGCGATCACGCCGATCATTGCGGTATTGGTCACTTACGTCAGCAAGCGCCTGCGGATGATCAGTAAGCGCATCCAGGAATCGGTAGGCGACATGACCCATATTACTTCCGAATTGGTCGGCGGCCACCGGGTCGTGCGCAGCTACGGCGGCGAAGCCTACGAAAAACGGCGCTTTCTCGAAAGCAGCCTGTATAACCGGCGGCAGTCGCTGAAGCTGGCGACCACGATGGCGATTCACAATCCTTTGATGCAGTTCATCATTGCGATTGCCTTGTCCGGCTTGATGTACCTGGCGCTGTTCTTCATGCAGAAAGCCACGGTCGGCGAATTCGTCGGCTATCTGACCGCGGCGTTTCTGCTGCCGCGGCCGATTCGGCAGCTCAGCGATGCGAACGGCGAGATTCAGAAAGGGATTGCGGCGGCCGAATCACTGTTCGAAATTCTGGACGAGCAAGGCGAACCGGACACAGGCGATTTCGAAACGGCCAGAAGCCGGGGCGCGCTGGAATTCAAAAATCTGTCGTTCCGCTACCCGGGCGCAGGCGACTGGGCGTTGAAGAATATCGACGTCAGGATCGAACCCGGCCAGACGGTGGCGCTGGTCGGCGCTTCCGGCGGCGGCAAGAGTACCTTCGCGAATCTGATTCTGCGCTTCTATCCGCACGACGAGGGCGAAATCCTGCTCGACGGCGTTGAAATCAACCGCTACAGACTGGCCAATTTGCGGCAGCAGATCGCCCTGGTTACCCAGCAGGTGATCCTGTTCAACGATACGATCGCGAACAACATCGCCTATGGCGCCTTGGCCGGCGCCGAGCGCGAAAAAATCGAAACTGCCGCGCGCGACGCCTATGCGCTGGAGTTCGTCGACAAGCTCGATCTGGGGCTCGATACCGAGATTGGCGAGAACGGCGTCAAGCTGTCCGGCGGTCAGCGCCAGCGGCTCGCGCTCGCGCGCGCCTTGCTGAAGGATGCGCCGATCCTGATTCTCGACGAAGCTACCTCGGCCCTCGATACCGAATCGGAGCGTTATATTCAAGCCGCCCTGCAAAAAGTGATGCAGGGCAGGACCACGCTGGTGATCGCGCATCGGTTATCGACGATCGAAAATGCTGATATGATTCTGGTGATGGAGCACGGGCGGATCGTCGAGCGCGGCTTGCATCAGGAGCTGCTGGCGCTGAACGGGGCCTATGCGCGGCTGCACCAGATGCAGGTCAAAGAGCCGGCCGAAGCAGGCGATATCACCTGA
- a CDS encoding glycosyltransferase family 2 protein — MSLISVIVTTYNWPEALQLCLDSLLAQTDRDFEIVIADDGSLPESRDKAQSYCKDAPVPVVYVHHEDRGFRAGTIRNKAAAKSRGEYLLFVDGDCLLMPDFISRHRRLAETGYFVPGNRILLSRGFTNQVLAERLPIYLRRWPYFWWLRLLGRINRISALLHLPLGKLRYFQPRKWEKAMTCNLGVWKSDFIAVNGFDELFEGWGYEDSDLVIRLIHAGVRRKEGRFAVSVLHLWHSSNDKSRQDLNYQRLMERLAREDFKIAERGVVQYLPEPASTTR, encoded by the coding sequence ATGAGCTTGATTTCGGTGATCGTGACGACCTACAACTGGCCGGAGGCTTTGCAGCTTTGCCTCGACAGTCTGTTAGCGCAGACCGACCGCGATTTCGAGATCGTGATTGCCGATGACGGCTCCCTTCCTGAGAGTCGCGATAAGGCGCAAAGCTACTGCAAAGATGCCCCGGTTCCGGTCGTCTATGTCCATCATGAAGATCGAGGGTTTCGTGCGGGCACGATCCGCAACAAGGCCGCGGCCAAAAGCCGCGGCGAATATCTGTTGTTCGTCGATGGCGATTGCTTATTGATGCCCGATTTTATTTCCCGGCATCGTCGGCTGGCCGAGACCGGTTATTTCGTACCCGGCAACCGGATCCTGCTCAGCCGGGGTTTCACGAACCAAGTGCTGGCCGAACGGCTGCCGATTTATTTGCGGCGCTGGCCTTATTTTTGGTGGCTCAGGCTGCTGGGCCGGATCAATCGCATTTCGGCGCTGCTGCATTTGCCGCTCGGCAAATTGCGTTATTTTCAACCCCGCAAATGGGAAAAGGCGATGACCTGCAACCTGGGCGTGTGGAAAAGCGACTTTATCGCGGTGAACGGCTTCGACGAACTGTTCGAAGGTTGGGGCTATGAAGATTCCGATCTGGTGATTCGGCTGATCCATGCCGGCGTCCGGCGCAAGGAAGGGCGCTTTGCGGTGTCGGTGCTGCATCTTTGGCATTCCTCCAACGACAAGAGCCGCCAGGATTTGAATTACCAGCGGTTGATGGAACGGCTGGCGCGGGAGGATTTTAAAATCGCTGAGCGCGGCGTCGTGCAATATCTTCCCGAACCCGCCTCGACGACACGATGA
- a CDS encoding glycosyltransferase family 2 protein: MLSVIVITKNEAAHIGRCLESVSWADEIVVLDSGSSDETVAICRRFTDKVFETDWPGFGVQKQRALEKAQGDWLFSIDADEVVTPELRREIELAIASPQLNGYEIPRLSDYCGRSIRHGGWWPDYVLRLFRREAGRFTDSAVHERIIVQGETGRLQSPLLHEAFVNLDEVLHKVNNYSALGAEMLYRKGVRSSLSKAVLKGVWTFFRTYFVKAALLDGRHGFMLAVSNAEGAYYKYLKLWELQTRGRLPS, from the coding sequence ATGCTTAGCGTAATCGTGATCACCAAAAACGAAGCGGCGCATATCGGCCGCTGCCTGGAATCGGTCAGTTGGGCCGACGAAATCGTCGTGCTCGACTCCGGCAGTAGCGACGAGACGGTCGCGATTTGCCGGCGCTTCACGGATAAAGTATTCGAAACCGACTGGCCCGGTTTCGGGGTTCAGAAACAGCGCGCGCTGGAAAAAGCGCAAGGCGACTGGCTCTTCTCGATCGATGCGGACGAAGTCGTGACGCCTGAATTGAGGCGGGAAATCGAACTTGCGATTGCCTCGCCGCAGCTTAACGGCTACGAAATTCCCCGCTTGTCCGATTATTGCGGCCGGTCGATCCGGCACGGCGGCTGGTGGCCGGATTATGTGCTCAGGCTGTTCCGGCGCGAAGCGGGACGGTTTACCGATTCGGCCGTGCACGAGCGCATTATTGTCCAGGGCGAAACCGGTCGTCTGCAGTCGCCGCTCCTGCACGAAGCGTTTGTGAATCTGGACGAAGTGCTGCATAAGGTGAACAATTATTCGGCCTTGGGTGCGGAAATGCTTTACCGGAAAGGCGTCCGGTCTTCCTTGTCCAAGGCGGTCCTGAAAGGGGTGTGGACTTTTTTTCGGACTTACTTCGTGAAGGCTGCGCTGCTGGATGGACGGCATGGCTTCATGCTGGCCGTATCGAACGCCGAAGGCGCCTATTACAAATACCTGAAGCTGTGGGAACTGCAAACGCGCGGACGCCTTCCGTCATGA
- the rfaD gene encoding ADP-glyceromanno-heptose 6-epimerase — protein sequence MIVVTGGAGFIGSNLVKALNERGERDILVVDNLLNGRKMHNLADLDIADYLDKDQFIQKLESPCFLNRVRGVFHQGACSATTEWDGRFVMENNYDYSKRLLQWCIGKNVPFIYASSASVYGSGENGFRVERECERPINMYAYSKFQFDQYVRRILPETRSPIVGFRYFNVYGPREQHKGAMSSTAFHFNRQVIEQKKARLFEGCDGIPNGEQRRDFVYVGDVVDVNLWFFDHPDQRGIFNVGTGKAETFNQVARAVIDWHGEGEIEYIPFPDHLKGAYQSYTQADISGLRQAGYQSEFLNVKQGVSKYLDRLNGPKGKVLNS from the coding sequence ATGATCGTAGTGACGGGCGGCGCCGGGTTTATCGGCAGCAATCTGGTCAAGGCATTGAACGAGCGCGGCGAGCGAGACATTCTGGTCGTCGACAATCTGCTGAACGGCCGCAAGATGCATAATCTGGCCGATCTCGATATCGCCGATTATCTGGACAAAGACCAGTTCATTCAAAAGCTCGAATCGCCCTGTTTCTTGAACCGGGTTCGGGGCGTGTTCCATCAGGGCGCCTGTTCCGCCACGACCGAATGGGACGGGCGCTTCGTGATGGAAAACAATTACGATTATTCGAAACGTCTATTGCAATGGTGCATCGGCAAGAATGTGCCGTTCATCTATGCCTCCTCCGCTTCGGTGTACGGCAGCGGCGAAAACGGCTTCCGGGTCGAACGCGAATGCGAGCGGCCCATCAATATGTATGCTTACTCCAAATTCCAGTTCGACCAGTACGTGCGGCGAATCTTGCCGGAAACCCGGAGCCCGATCGTAGGCTTCCGCTATTTCAATGTTTATGGGCCGCGCGAACAGCACAAAGGCGCGATGAGCAGCACCGCATTCCATTTCAACCGGCAAGTGATCGAGCAGAAAAAGGCGAGATTATTCGAAGGGTGTGACGGCATCCCGAACGGCGAGCAGCGGCGCGACTTTGTCTACGTCGGCGATGTGGTCGATGTGAATCTGTGGTTTTTCGATCATCCCGACCAGCGGGGCATTTTCAATGTCGGTACCGGCAAAGCCGAGACATTCAATCAGGTCGCCCGAGCAGTCATCGACTGGCACGGCGAAGGCGAGATAGAATACATTCCGTTCCCGGATCATCTGAAAGGCGCTTATCAAAGCTATACGCAGGCCGATATTTCCGGTTTGCGGCAGGCGGGTTATCAGAGCGAGTTTTTGAATGTAAAACAGGGTGTGTCTAAATATCTGGACCGGCTGAATGGTCCCAAGGGAAAAGTGCTTAATTCTTAA
- the hldE gene encoding bifunctional D-glycero-beta-D-manno-heptose-7-phosphate kinase/D-glycero-beta-D-manno-heptose 1-phosphate adenylyltransferase HldE — protein sequence MIATTPDFSPARILVVGDVMLDRYWSGQAARISPEAPVPVVKVKGSEERIGGAGNVALNIARLGGRVTLLGVVGDDPEGERVRDLLEAEGVVCDFVVAEGARSICKLRIMAQHQQLLRLDFEDTPIAFDGAQMSAKLKRHLPDHDAVVFSDYGKGTLADVTHHIATAKQTGLKVLVDPKGVDYGRYRHADVITPNLSEFFAVAGACASEAEILDKGRELLQRCGMQNLLLTRGEAGMTLIRKTETHSLPAQAKDVFDVTGAGDTVIGVMALGVALDLPLHEAMCLANLAGGIVVGKLGTSTVSVEELSRALHGDRGSQYGIVSEDELMHIVARAKAHNEKIIMTNGCFDLLHAGHVTYLEQAKALGDRLIVAVNSDASVRQLKGESRPINGLKERMTVLSALACVDWVVAFEEETPERLYCRLLPDVLVKGGDYAPDQVAGGDCVIEAGGEVRILQFVEGQSTTSMINKARGTA from the coding sequence ATGATCGCGACCACGCCTGATTTTTCCCCGGCGCGGATTCTCGTCGTCGGCGACGTGATGCTGGACCGCTATTGGTCCGGCCAGGCCGCGCGCATCTCGCCGGAAGCGCCGGTGCCGGTCGTCAAGGTCAAAGGCAGCGAAGAGCGGATCGGCGGCGCCGGCAACGTCGCCTTGAATATCGCCAGGCTGGGCGGCAGGGTGACCTTGCTTGGCGTGGTCGGCGACGATCCGGAAGGCGAAAGGGTGCGCGACCTGCTCGAAGCCGAAGGGGTCGTCTGCGACTTCGTGGTGGCTGAAGGCGCGCGCAGCATCTGCAAATTGCGGATCATGGCCCAGCATCAGCAATTGCTGCGGCTCGATTTCGAAGATACGCCGATCGCGTTCGACGGCGCCCAGATGAGCGCGAAGCTGAAGCGGCATCTGCCCGATCATGATGCGGTCGTGTTTTCCGACTACGGCAAGGGCACGCTGGCCGATGTCACGCACCATATCGCGACCGCGAAGCAGACCGGCCTGAAAGTGTTGGTCGATCCGAAAGGCGTCGATTATGGGCGCTATCGGCATGCGGACGTGATTACGCCGAACCTGTCCGAGTTTTTTGCGGTGGCGGGCGCTTGCGCGAGCGAAGCCGAAATCCTGGACAAAGGACGGGAGCTTCTGCAGCGCTGTGGAATGCAAAACTTGCTGTTGACGCGCGGCGAAGCCGGCATGACGCTGATTCGGAAAACCGAAACCCATTCGTTGCCCGCGCAAGCCAAGGACGTTTTCGACGTGACCGGCGCCGGCGATACGGTGATCGGGGTAATGGCGCTCGGGGTGGCGCTGGATCTTCCGCTGCACGAGGCGATGTGCCTGGCCAATCTGGCCGGTGGCATCGTGGTCGGCAAGCTCGGTACCTCGACCGTTTCGGTCGAGGAGCTGAGCCGGGCGCTGCACGGCGACCGCGGATCGCAGTACGGAATCGTCTCCGAAGACGAACTGATGCATATCGTCGCCCGCGCGAAGGCCCATAACGAAAAGATCATCATGACCAACGGCTGCTTCGACCTGCTGCATGCGGGGCACGTGACCTATCTGGAGCAGGCGAAAGCGCTCGGCGACCGCCTGATCGTGGCGGTCAATTCGGATGCGTCGGTCAGGCAGTTGAAAGGCGAGTCGCGCCCGATCAACGGTTTGAAGGAACGGATGACCGTATTGTCCGCGCTGGCCTGTGTGGATTGGGTTGTCGCCTTCGAGGAAGAAACGCCGGAACGCCTTTATTGCCGCCTGTTGCCCGACGTGCTGGTCAAGGGCGGCGATTACGCGCCCGATCAGGTTGCCGGCGGCGATTGCGTGATCGAGGCGGGCGGCGAAGTCAGAATTTTGCAGTTCGTCGAGGGGCAATCGACGACATCGATGATCAACAAGGCGAGGGGGACAGCATGA